A genomic window from Arthrobacter sp. FW305-BF8 includes:
- a CDS encoding RidA family protein, with translation MRKTFGTGSVWEQKLGYSRAVQVDNTLYISATSASGENGIVGSDFYEQTRFILQKLETVLADAGFALADVVQSKLYLTDISKWEDAGRAHGEVFGEIRPTLSLVHVLPFLDSEMLVEIELVAQKSAS, from the coding sequence ATGCGCAAGACGTTCGGCACCGGCTCGGTCTGGGAACAGAAGCTCGGCTACTCCCGCGCGGTCCAGGTGGACAACACGCTCTACATCTCTGCCACCTCTGCCAGCGGCGAGAACGGCATCGTCGGCAGCGACTTCTACGAGCAGACCCGGTTCATCCTGCAGAAGCTGGAAACCGTTCTGGCCGACGCCGGATTCGCGCTCGCCGACGTGGTGCAGTCCAAGCTGTACCTGACGGATATCAGCAAGTGGGAGGATGCCGGCCGTGCGCACGGCGAGGTCTTCGGCGAGATCCGTCCCACGCTGTCTTTGGTCCACGTGCTGCCGTTCCTGGACTCGGAAATGCTCGTGGAGATCGAGCTCGTCGCGCAGAAGAGCGCCAGCTAG
- a CDS encoding HNH endonuclease signature motif containing protein — translation MESGAAVETVEAIDASVSALAAFVRRATGNAVPGTDGVALTGDPDSAGVDPLRDQADAHLDGLAELAKVEAQLAALKVQLVAGYAKVEKALASPAESPQDRTVREMAVTSEIACVLTISERAASALLCDALELTTVRPLTLSALQAGALSWQHARIMVDETANLDPAGAAALEAHFLDPDAPEGARGIPAGELVPCRFRTKVRTWRERHHPVSIEKRHARSTADRRVEYAPDRDGMAWFSAYLPADQAAGIWDRTTGAARAMQGPDEARTLTQLRADVTSAWLLTAGLEQLPSAIPDAAGEGAADGRFPGRDSAGLLPAGGVPSPLAQVLVTVPVLSLLGVTEEPAMLDGYGPIPPSMARALVADGATSFRRVLIDPRDGAPLEIGRTSYRIPKPLRQWLRLRDAKCTFPSCNNHSLDNEADHLLAWARGGPTGISNLAQPCPKHHRLKHNSAWTPTAASAKDPPGWTSPTGRYYPSEQPDWEPPHLPPQIQSMLKALDPGVPEHPRVPGTTDLAESSAPPETAPGTAREAA, via the coding sequence ATGGAAAGCGGTGCAGCTGTGGAGACGGTGGAGGCCATCGACGCCTCGGTCTCTGCGCTGGCTGCCTTTGTTCGCCGCGCGACGGGAAACGCGGTCCCCGGGACAGACGGTGTGGCTCTCACGGGTGATCCGGACAGCGCAGGTGTTGATCCGTTGCGGGACCAGGCTGACGCCCACCTGGACGGCCTGGCTGAGCTGGCCAAAGTCGAGGCTCAGCTCGCGGCGTTGAAGGTGCAACTCGTCGCCGGGTACGCCAAGGTCGAGAAGGCCTTGGCGTCGCCGGCCGAGTCCCCGCAGGACCGCACCGTCAGGGAGATGGCTGTGACCTCGGAGATCGCGTGTGTCCTGACCATCAGCGAACGCGCCGCCAGTGCACTGCTGTGCGACGCGCTTGAACTGACCACCGTCCGGCCGCTGACGCTGTCCGCGCTGCAGGCAGGGGCCCTGTCGTGGCAGCACGCCCGGATCATGGTCGACGAGACCGCGAATCTCGATCCTGCCGGGGCTGCGGCGCTGGAGGCACACTTCCTGGACCCGGACGCGCCGGAGGGGGCCCGCGGCATCCCGGCAGGGGAGCTTGTCCCGTGCCGGTTCCGGACGAAGGTGCGTACCTGGCGGGAGCGGCACCACCCGGTCAGCATCGAAAAACGCCATGCCCGCAGTACGGCGGACCGGCGGGTGGAGTACGCCCCGGACCGTGACGGGATGGCCTGGTTCTCGGCCTATCTGCCCGCGGACCAGGCGGCTGGCATCTGGGACCGCACCACCGGCGCGGCGCGGGCCATGCAGGGACCGGACGAGGCTAGGACCCTCACCCAGCTCCGCGCCGACGTCACCTCAGCCTGGCTCCTCACCGCAGGCCTCGAACAGCTACCATCCGCCATCCCGGACGCAGCCGGTGAAGGCGCTGCGGACGGCAGGTTCCCCGGCAGGGATTCGGCCGGTTTGCTTCCTGCCGGTGGTGTGCCCTCGCCCTTGGCCCAGGTTCTGGTCACCGTTCCGGTGCTTTCCCTGCTCGGCGTGACCGAGGAACCTGCCATGCTCGACGGGTATGGGCCGATCCCGCCGTCAATGGCCCGTGCACTAGTCGCCGATGGGGCGACTTCGTTCCGAAGGGTGCTGATAGACCCCCGCGACGGCGCACCGTTGGAGATCGGACGGACCAGCTACCGCATCCCCAAACCACTGCGGCAGTGGCTCCGGCTTCGGGATGCCAAATGCACGTTCCCCAGCTGCAACAACCATTCCCTGGACAACGAGGCCGACCATCTCCTTGCCTGGGCCCGCGGCGGACCCACCGGGATCAGCAACCTGGCCCAACCATGCCCCAAACACCACAGGCTCAAACACAACTCTGCCTGGACACCCACTGCCGCCAGCGCCAAGGATCCACCGGGATGGACCTCACCCACGGGCCGGTACTATCCCAGCGAGCAACCCGACTGGGAACCACCACATTTGCCACCACAAATCCAATCTATGCTCAAGGCGCTTGACCCCGGCGTGCCCGAACACCCCCGTGTGCCCGGAACCACCGACTTGGCCGAAAGCTCCGCTCCTCCCGAGACTGCGCCGGGGACAGCAAGGGAAGCAGCCTAA
- a CDS encoding cupin domain-containing protein: MNEDAAPRLTVVQPGQGREATLGGIGIVFKLFGEDTNQQLSIVEHPFPVGALVPPHIHTREDEYSIVIEGEIGFRSGDREAVLGAGGYITKPRNELHTMWNAGKVPARMIEVISPAGFEHFFWGVANHIEAGLPDPETVEKLAAHFGLRFAEAPWLPDIIARYNLTPPRM, translated from the coding sequence ATGAACGAAGACGCGGCTCCGCGACTTACCGTCGTGCAGCCCGGACAAGGCAGGGAAGCAACGCTCGGCGGCATCGGCATAGTGTTCAAGCTCTTTGGCGAGGACACCAACCAGCAACTGTCCATTGTGGAGCACCCGTTCCCAGTCGGCGCCCTGGTGCCCCCGCACATCCACACCCGCGAAGACGAATACTCGATCGTCATCGAGGGCGAGATAGGGTTCCGGTCCGGAGACCGCGAGGCAGTCCTGGGCGCGGGCGGGTACATCACGAAGCCACGGAATGAACTTCACACCATGTGGAACGCCGGAAAGGTGCCCGCCCGCATGATTGAGGTGATCAGCCCGGCAGGATTTGAGCACTTCTTCTGGGGCGTTGCCAACCACATCGAGGCCGGACTGCCGGACCCCGAGACGGTCGAGAAACTCGCGGCCCACTTCGGCCTCCGCTTCGCCGAAGCGCCCTGGCTGCCGGACATCATTGCGCGCTACAACCTGACCCCGCCGCGGATGTGA
- a CDS encoding response regulator: MSEDFRVLIVDDDFHVAKLHAAYVDSVAGFLALPPAGSASLALQSIHSLRPDLVLLDVYLPDASGLDLLHQLDVDTMILSAASDAASLRTAFRRGALGYLLKPFTAESLSQQLRSYARYRRILGQPGSLDQDTVERAKRALIPGDVSPSAKPRSATEAAVLESLVPGEQYSAADVARRVGVSRATAQRYLSSLADDGAVEIQLRYGTTGRPEHRYGLPPQ; the protein is encoded by the coding sequence ATGTCTGAGGATTTCAGGGTGCTGATCGTGGATGACGACTTCCACGTCGCCAAGCTCCACGCCGCCTATGTGGACTCCGTGGCCGGGTTCCTGGCGCTGCCCCCGGCGGGTTCGGCGTCGCTGGCGCTGCAGTCCATCCACAGCCTGCGCCCGGACCTCGTGCTGCTGGACGTGTACCTGCCGGACGCCTCGGGCCTTGACCTCCTGCATCAGTTGGACGTGGACACGATGATTCTCAGTGCGGCGTCGGATGCGGCGTCGCTGCGGACTGCGTTCCGGCGCGGCGCCCTCGGGTACCTGCTCAAGCCCTTCACGGCCGAATCCCTGTCGCAGCAACTGCGCTCGTATGCCCGGTACCGGCGGATCCTCGGCCAGCCCGGTTCCCTGGACCAGGACACCGTGGAGCGGGCGAAGCGGGCGCTCATTCCCGGTGACGTCTCACCGTCGGCCAAGCCGAGATCCGCGACGGAGGCTGCTGTGCTGGAATCACTGGTGCCCGGCGAGCAGTACTCGGCGGCCGACGTCGCCCGGCGGGTTGGCGTGTCCCGGGCCACCGCGCAGCGGTACCTGTCCTCGCTCGCGGATGATGGCGCCGTCGAGATCCAGCTCCGCTACGGCACCACCGGGCGGCCCGAACACCGTTACGGCCTCCCCCCGCAGTAG
- a CDS encoding inositol monophosphatase family protein: MTLDTASPLDVPGLLAVAKAAAAAGAMVLGERSNGALDSGTVANKGEAGDWVTAFDVAAEEAVRTAIRSARPGDAITGEEHGTTRPEQPTGLRWSIDPLDGTTNFIRNIVYYATSVAVADSDGVWLAGVVHAPALGRVYYASRGQGAWLEQDGKRVQLTGPVPGRTGQILSTGFSYDPEVRAEQFAALGSVVDGFADVRRLGSAALDLCMVADGTVDAFGERGLNEHDFAAGALVAEEAGCWVRRPRLTSPLEGGPSAEERLSAWTCAGTLEMSGRFPL; this comes from the coding sequence ATGACGCTCGATACCGCAAGCCCGTTGGACGTACCCGGGCTCCTCGCCGTGGCCAAGGCCGCCGCGGCTGCCGGTGCCATGGTGCTTGGCGAACGAAGCAACGGCGCCCTGGACTCGGGGACGGTGGCCAACAAGGGCGAGGCCGGCGACTGGGTCACCGCCTTCGATGTTGCTGCCGAGGAAGCGGTGCGCACGGCAATCCGCAGCGCGCGCCCGGGCGACGCGATCACCGGCGAGGAGCACGGGACAACACGCCCCGAGCAGCCGACCGGGCTGCGGTGGTCCATCGATCCGCTCGACGGCACCACCAACTTCATCCGCAACATCGTCTACTACGCCACCTCAGTGGCGGTTGCCGATTCCGACGGCGTGTGGCTCGCCGGCGTCGTGCATGCCCCCGCGCTGGGCCGCGTGTACTACGCATCCAGGGGCCAGGGCGCCTGGCTGGAGCAGGACGGGAAGCGGGTCCAGCTCACTGGCCCGGTTCCCGGCCGCACCGGCCAGATCCTGTCCACAGGCTTCAGCTATGACCCAGAGGTGCGCGCGGAGCAGTTCGCGGCGCTCGGCAGCGTCGTGGACGGCTTCGCCGATGTCCGGCGGCTCGGCTCCGCCGCGTTGGATCTCTGCATGGTCGCGGACGGAACGGTCGATGCCTTCGGCGAGCGGGGCCTGAACGAGCACGACTTTGCCGCAGGCGCGCTGGTGGCCGAGGAAGCCGGCTGCTGGGTGCGGCGCCCCCGGCTCACCAGCCCGCTTGAAGGCGGGCCCTCCGCCGAGGAACGGCTGTCCGCCTGGACGTGCGCGGGGACCCTCGAGATGTCCGGCAGGTTCCCGCTGTAG
- a CDS encoding GNAT family N-acetyltransferase: MQPQITVRPAVPADFAAIARITRDAYLAAGYFDDADHPYMKQIQDVAARAEKATIWVAERAGTIVGSVTLALAGEKYADIALDDELEFRMLVVDPAVQRSGAGLAMVEAIIAHARSLDGIRAVALTTGGDWESAHGLYRKTGFRRVSERDWYVPGTDIKLLVFRLDVQPA; encoded by the coding sequence GTGCAGCCGCAGATCACCGTCCGTCCCGCCGTCCCCGCCGACTTTGCGGCCATCGCCCGCATCACCAGGGACGCTTACCTGGCGGCCGGCTACTTCGACGACGCGGATCACCCGTACATGAAGCAGATCCAGGACGTGGCCGCCCGAGCGGAGAAAGCCACCATCTGGGTGGCGGAGCGCGCCGGCACGATCGTTGGTTCGGTAACGCTGGCGCTGGCCGGTGAGAAGTATGCCGATATCGCGCTGGACGACGAGCTTGAGTTTCGCATGCTGGTGGTGGATCCGGCCGTGCAGCGCAGCGGCGCCGGCTTAGCTATGGTCGAAGCGATTATTGCGCACGCCAGATCGCTGGACGGGATCCGTGCCGTGGCACTGACCACCGGCGGGGACTGGGAAAGCGCCCACGGGCTGTACCGGAAGACAGGCTTCCGCCGGGTGTCCGAGCGCGACTGGTATGTGCCCGGCACCGACATAAAGCTGCTGGTTTTCAGGCTGGACGTCCAGCCCGCCTAG
- the ligA gene encoding NAD-dependent DNA ligase LigA — MSTPSGPTEQISSTEQTSSTDSAATATDQLEPGATPSESVRDEYQNLADLVRKYRFAYYQEDEPLVSDAEFDALFRRLEELEALHPELVSNDSPTQEVGGEVSAAFAAVEHLQRMYSLEDVFSLEELQAWIAKAEAGVAKSGNPEAAWLTELKIDGLAVNLLYRDGKLVRAATRGDGTTGEDITHNVLTIKEIPQQLSGSGFPAEMEIRGEVFIPSKAFAEFNEALIEAGKAPLANPRNAAAGSLRQKDPAETAKRPLQMFVHGIGAREGLQAASQSETYRLLADWGLPVSPYFEVLGSPAEVLKFIENYGDKRHSLLHEIDGIVVKIDDFATQRALGYTTRVPRWAVAYKYPPEEVHTKLLDIAVNVGRTGRVTPFGIMEPVKVAGSTVGMATLHNQDVVKAKGVKIGDIVVLRKAGDVIPEIVGPVLALRDQQDPPVRDFVMPTECPSCGTPLAPGKEGDVDIRCPNAKSCPSQLRERVFHVASRGAFDIEALGWEAAIALTQPTEPEVPPLVSEAALFDLTPEDLEPVKIRREKRSKGVPTGEFELVPYFYSKGTAKTPSKPTATTGKLFTELEKAKTQPLWRVLVALSIRHVGPRASRALANHFGTMDAIRQASEEELAGVDGVGPTIAAALKEWFAEDWHIEIIDRWAAAGVRMKDERDESTPRTLEGLTVVVTGTLEGFSRDEAKEAILVRGGKAAGSVSKKTSYLVAGDNAGTKRDKAEQLGVPVLDEDGFRELLANGPAMTDGDGAAAEAEAEDPEATPAPSEEDSE; from the coding sequence GTGAGCACACCATCAGGCCCCACAGAGCAGATATCCAGCACAGAGCAGACCTCCAGCACAGACAGCGCAGCCACCGCAACTGACCAGCTTGAGCCGGGAGCCACTCCCTCTGAGTCGGTACGGGATGAGTACCAGAACCTGGCGGACCTCGTCCGGAAGTACCGGTTCGCGTACTACCAGGAGGACGAGCCGCTCGTTTCGGATGCCGAGTTCGATGCTCTCTTTCGCCGGCTGGAGGAACTCGAGGCGCTGCATCCGGAGCTCGTTTCCAATGATTCGCCCACCCAGGAGGTTGGCGGGGAAGTGTCCGCGGCGTTTGCCGCCGTCGAACACCTCCAGCGCATGTACAGCCTCGAGGACGTGTTCTCCCTTGAGGAACTCCAGGCCTGGATCGCCAAGGCGGAGGCCGGGGTGGCCAAGTCCGGGAATCCGGAGGCTGCCTGGCTGACCGAGCTGAAAATAGACGGCCTCGCCGTGAACCTGCTCTACCGGGACGGCAAGCTGGTCCGCGCGGCCACCCGCGGCGACGGCACCACCGGCGAGGACATCACGCACAACGTGCTCACCATCAAGGAGATCCCGCAGCAGCTCAGCGGCAGCGGTTTTCCCGCCGAAATGGAAATCCGCGGCGAGGTGTTCATCCCGTCCAAGGCGTTCGCCGAATTTAATGAGGCACTGATTGAAGCGGGCAAGGCGCCGCTGGCCAACCCGCGGAATGCCGCGGCCGGTTCGCTCCGCCAGAAAGACCCGGCAGAAACCGCCAAGCGCCCGCTCCAGATGTTCGTCCACGGCATCGGCGCGCGCGAGGGCCTCCAGGCCGCCAGCCAGTCTGAGACCTACCGGCTACTGGCGGACTGGGGGCTGCCGGTCAGTCCGTACTTCGAGGTTCTCGGGAGCCCGGCAGAGGTGCTGAAGTTCATCGAGAACTATGGGGACAAACGGCACAGCCTGCTCCACGAGATCGATGGCATCGTGGTAAAGATCGACGACTTCGCCACCCAGCGCGCCCTGGGCTACACCACGCGGGTTCCGCGCTGGGCCGTCGCCTACAAGTACCCGCCCGAGGAAGTGCACACCAAGCTGCTGGACATTGCCGTGAACGTCGGGCGCACCGGCCGGGTTACGCCGTTCGGAATCATGGAACCGGTCAAGGTGGCGGGCTCCACCGTGGGAATGGCGACCCTGCATAACCAGGACGTGGTCAAGGCCAAGGGCGTCAAGATCGGCGACATTGTGGTGCTCCGCAAAGCCGGCGACGTCATTCCGGAGATCGTCGGCCCGGTGCTGGCGCTGCGGGACCAGCAGGACCCGCCGGTGCGTGACTTCGTCATGCCCACGGAATGCCCGTCCTGCGGCACGCCGCTGGCGCCCGGGAAGGAAGGCGACGTGGACATCCGCTGCCCCAACGCCAAGTCCTGCCCGTCGCAGCTGCGTGAGCGCGTGTTCCACGTTGCCAGCCGGGGAGCATTCGACATCGAAGCGCTCGGCTGGGAGGCGGCGATCGCGCTGACCCAGCCGACGGAGCCTGAGGTCCCGCCGCTGGTCAGCGAGGCGGCCCTTTTTGACCTGACGCCGGAGGACCTTGAACCGGTGAAGATCCGGCGCGAGAAGCGGTCCAAGGGCGTTCCCACCGGAGAGTTCGAGCTGGTGCCGTACTTCTACAGCAAGGGCACGGCCAAGACGCCGTCCAAGCCCACGGCCACCACCGGGAAGCTCTTCACTGAACTCGAAAAGGCCAAGACCCAGCCTTTGTGGCGCGTTCTGGTGGCGCTGTCCATCCGGCACGTCGGCCCCCGCGCATCGCGCGCGCTGGCCAACCATTTCGGCACCATGGACGCCATCCGGCAGGCCTCCGAGGAAGAGCTCGCGGGTGTGGATGGGGTCGGCCCCACCATCGCCGCGGCCCTCAAGGAATGGTTCGCCGAGGACTGGCACATTGAAATCATCGACCGCTGGGCGGCAGCCGGGGTCCGGATGAAGGACGAACGTGACGAGTCCACGCCGCGCACCCTCGAGGGGCTGACCGTGGTGGTCACCGGGACCCTGGAAGGCTTCAGTCGCGACGAGGCCAAGGAGGCCATCCTGGTCCGCGGCGGCAAGGCAGCAGGGTCGGTGTCGAAGAAGACCAGCTATCTGGTGGCCGGCGACAACGCCGGCACCAAGCGGGACAAGGCCGAGCAGTTGGGTGTGCCCGTCCTGGACGAGGACGGTTTCCGGGAACTGCTGGCCAACGGGCCCGCCATGACTGACGGGGATGGCGCTGCTGCTGAAGCCGAAGCCGAAGATCCTGAGGCAACCCCTGCCCCGAGCGAAGAGGATTCCGAATGA